The DNA segment AAACTCACGGTTGAAACTGCAGGACAATCGGGGGCTGGCGCTTTAATTAGTCTGGTTGGTATAGTCAACGCCCCCGATTTTAGGGCGCAGATTTTGGAGCAAAAAGAACGCTTAAGTGAGGCACATACCACCAGCGAGACGAGCGCTCCCACAGAGGATAACGCCCTGTTGACCCAACTAGTGGAAATGACGGCAAGCTTAAAGCGCATCGAAGCCCTACTCGCCTCAAAATACAATTCTTAACAGTTAACATCGCGACTTAACGACTTAGATAGCTCAGTATCGAGCAAACCATTTCCAACGGATAAGGAAACACCCTGCGTATTATGGCGACTTCTCAAGTAAAACCTCTCCCCATGAATTGGACAGCCCAACTGGCCCTCGGCATAAAAGCCATGGGACCCGGTGTGTTAATGGCCGCAGCCGCGATTGGGGCTTCACATTTAGTGTCATCCACCCGCGCTGGCGCAGAATTTGGATGGCAACTCGCCTGGGTGATTTTGGGAGTAAACTTGCTGAAATACCCCTTCTTTGCCGCGGGTGCGCGATACACTGCCGCCACGGGAGAAAGCCTACTACATGGGTATCTTAAACAGGGCCGAGGTTACTTGTGGTTATTCACAGGCCTCAATGTGATTGCTTCCATCGCCAGCACCGCGGGGGTTTGCATGTTAACCGCCGCCATGCTCACCCAGTTTATCCCCTTACCTATTGATGTGTTGGCGTTATTGGTGCTGATAAGTTCGTTGTTGTTATTGATTTTAGGGCACTATTCATTGTTGGACAGGCTGACTAAGATCATCATGTTTGCCCTGACACTCACCACATTAATCGCCGTCGCCTTGGCATTAGATCATGTAAAACCGCTAGCAAGCCAGTTTGTCTCCCCCTCACCATGGCAGTGGGCCCATGTGGGATTCTTGGTCGCCATGATGGGCTGGATGCCTGCACCTATTGAAGTCAGCGCTTGGAATTCGCTGTGGTTATTGGAAAAACAAAAGACATCCCCCGTTACTCCCGCCCAAGCCATCTTAGACTTCAACTTAGGTTATCTAGTCACTGCTCTGTTAGCCGTGGTCTTTTTGGCCTTAGGTGCGCTGGTGATGCATGGCAGTGGTGAGCATTTTTCCGACTCTGGTGCCAAATTTGCGAACCAATTAATCAACTTATATAGCCAAGTCATGGGGGTGAAAGCCGCTATTTGATAGGCATAGTGGCGTTTTTATGTATTTTCAGCACCACTGTCACTGTCATCGATGGCTATAGCCGAACCTTGAACATGGGTTGGCAACTGCTCTCACGCGCAGCAGTCAGCGAAACCCAATCGGACAAACGCCTAACGGGCATCATGCTCAGCGTAAGCGCATTAGGATTATTGCTCATCCTGTTTTTCAAGGGCGCCCTGCTGCCACTGCTGGAGTTTGTGATGATTTTAGCCTTTATGACTACAGTAGTTTTTGCATGGCTAAACTATCGCTTAATGACTAGCACCCAACTGCCAGAGGCTCATCGTTATGGCACCAAAATGAAATGCCTCTCATGGCTAGGATTAAGCTATTTGCTTATTTTTGCAGTGCTTTTTATTTACTGGTACTTCGTCATTCAAGCTTAATCTAACCCACAGCCGCTAAGCAGGAGAGCATTTCGCTCACAGTAACGGTGCGAGTATTTAGCAGTGAGATAGACTCACCTGCTTTTATTGCGCTTTGGGTATATAATGTCTGCTCTTAAACCAGACTGCGCAGCCGCGCCTAGAGATGACCATGATTAACAATGATATTTTGCGCCGTTTGCGCTTCGTGTTTGATTTCAACAATGCCAAAATGATTAAGATCTTTGCCAAAGTTGGAAGAGAAGTGCCAACCGAAGAGATGATTAGTCTGCTGCGCAAAGAAGAGGAAGAAGGCTATAAGGCCTGTAACGACACGACCCTATGTCAGTTTTTAGATGGCCTTATAATCGAAAAACGTGGTTTACGCGAAGGGGCTGAAATCCCAAAACCAGTTTCAAAATTAAATAACAACTTAATCTTCAAAAAGTTACGTGTAGCTCTAGAAATGCGTGAAGAAGATATTGTGGCCACCTTAGCACTCGCCGAAGTGCAAATGTCTAAGTCTGAGTTAAGCGCACTGTTTCGCAACCCAGATCATAAAAACTTCAAAGCCTGTGGTGACCAAATCCTGCGTAACTTTATCCGTGGCTTATCACTAAAATATCGCGGTGTTTAATCTCCCAAATAGCTTAACCCCAGAAACGCAGCCTAGGCTGCGTTTTTTATTTTAATAGCGCCTTAAACAGCCATTTACACGGCAAAAGCATTTACAATCAATTAACAGAAGCATGTTTTAAACGGCCAGATTGTCGCCTGCTGCAAAAAAAGCCACAAATAGCGCACGACACAGGCAACAAAGATCACATTTCATGATAACCTTACGTGACTTACCGCACGTCTCAAGCACGTACCGAACCATTAAACAATAACTCAAAGGTTACCCATGGACGATAATAAACGCCCCCTCTATCTTCCGTTTGCAGGACCTGCCATTCTTGAAGCTCCCTTAATTAACAAGGGCAGTGCATTTTCGGAAGAAGAGCGTATTTTCTTTAACCTCGAAGGCTTAGTACCCTACGCCATTGAAACTATTGAAGAACAGGCTTCACGCGCCTACGATCAGTTCAGAAGTTTCAATAACGATCTCGATAAGCACATCTATCTGCGCAACATTCAAGACACCAACGAAACCCTGTTTTATCGTTTAGTGCAAAACCACATCAGCGAAATGATGCCAATTATCTACACCCCGACGGTAGGTTTGGCCTGTGAGCGCTTCTCGAAAAACTATCGCCGTAACCGTGGTCTGTTCATCTCCTACCCGAATAAGGACAGAATCGACGACATCCTCAATAACTCGACTCGCCAAAAAGTAAAAATCATCGTTGTGACCGACGGTGAGCGCATCTTAGGCTTAGGCGACCAAGGTATTGGCGGCATGGGGATCCCGATTGGTAAATTGTCGCTCTACACCAGCTGTGGTGGGATCAGCCCCGCATACACACTGCCAATTACCTTAGACGTAGGTACCGATAATCCACAGTTGCTGGAAGATCCTATGTACATGGGTTGGCGCCATCCACGTATTGGCGGCGAAGAGTATGCGGAGTTTATCGAAGCCTTTATGCAAGCCGTGCATGTACGTTGGCCAGATACACTGATCCAATTCGAAGACTTTGCCCAAAAGAATGCGATGCCAATCCTTGAGCGTTATAAGGATCGCTACTGCTGCTTTAACGATGACATTCAAGGCACCGCCGCCGTGACTGTGGGTTCATTACTCGCCGCCTGTAAAGCCGCGGGCACTGAGCTGAATAAACAGCGTATAGCCTTCCTAGGTGCCGGTAGCGCAGGCTGCGGTATTGCCGAAGCTATCGTTGCGCAAATGGTGTCTGAAGGTATCAGCGACGAGCAAGCCCGCAGCCAAGTCTGCATGGTTGACCGTTGGGGCCTGCTGCTCGACAACATGCCTAACCTGTTGCCATTCCAACAAAAATTGGCTCAAAAATGTGCCGATATAAGCAACTGGAATAACTTCAGCGACAATATTTCACTGCTCGATGTGGTCAATAACGCTAAGCCAACGGTGCTGATTGGCGTATCGGGCGCACCGGGTCTGTTTACCGAAGAAATTGTTCGTGCAATGCATAGCCACTGCGAACGTCCAATTATCTTCCCACTGTCAAACCCCACCAGCCGTGTTGAAGCGACGCCAAAAGACATTCTGCACTGGACGTCTGGCCAAGCCTTAGTGGCAACGGGTAGCCCGTTTGAACCTGTTGTTGTCGATGGCGAGACCTATGAAATCGCGCAATGTAACAACAGCTTTATCTTCCCAGGTATTGGTTTAGGTGTACTCGCCTCGGGTGCTCGCCATGTCTCCGATGCGATGTTAATGGCATCGAGCCGCGCGCTCGCCGAATGCTCACCGTTAGCCATTAATGGCTCAGGACCACTCCTGCCAAAACTGGAAGATATTCACTCAGTAAGTAAGCATATTGCGTTTGCCGTCGGTAAAGTGGCAATTGAGCAAGGATTATCCTTGCCTGCGAGTGATGAGCTGCTGATGCAATCTATCGAAGATAATTTCTGGAAGCCAGAGTACCGTCGTTATAAGCGTACGTCTTTCTAATATCAGACATTATTCCAATAAAAAGCCCGTCAATCGACGGGCTTTTTATTGAGTCAAACTCACAGTTTAAGGCGCCATCACCTGTTTAAAGCTGTTGAGCATAGAACGGTCGGTACGCGCTTTCTTTAATTTACGCACACACTCTTTCAGTGACTCATCGGCTAAGCGACCAAAAATACCGTTGTACTCATTCTCATTGATGGCCTCATCGGTATCGGCCTGCTCAGAAATCTCCTGGGCGACACGGCTAAGTTGCAACCACGCATTGGCAATATAAAAACCATGGAACTCAGCCTGCGGCATTAAATTGCGCGCACTGGCGGGCAATGCTTCCCAAGCCGTGGCAAATTTGTCTTCGCGATCGAGTAACAACTCGGCGCATAAACCTTGGTAAGCCGCTAACAGGCTCTCTGGCATTTTTGCCATAGGTAGCACTTTATTGGCAACATTGTGGGAAATCCGCTCGGCGGTTTCACGATACTCAACTGATACTTCAGCCATAATTACTCTCTTATCCTAAGCAGCTTAAAATTGGCCACTAATATATAAACCATAGACCCCATTATGGGCCAAAGGTGTCACTGTGATCCCTTTATAGGGCTCAGTAAAATACCAACCCGCCAGTGCGCCAATGGCTGCGCCTGCGAGCACATCTTCTAAATAGTGCTTATCACTCTCGACTCGGGTGTAGCCCACATAAGTCGCAGCAAGATAGGCAGGCAGACCATATTGCCAGCCATAACGCTGCTGAATAAACGTGGCCGCCATAAAGCTGTCCGAGGTGTGCCCTGACGGAAAAGAATCATCACCACTGCCATCGGGTCTATCCTTACTGACACCCAATTTAAGCCCTTCGACTATGACTCGGCTCGAGACGGCGGCCTTAAGTAATTGCCACGATCCCTCATTCCCATCCTCATAGAATAGGGTCGCGCCCAAAGCCGTCGCAGGCAGGAGTAGATGAACCACATCGCCCGAGGTTTCGATATCATCCGAGTTTGCCCAACTCGCTCCCGTAAACAGCAACAGGACGGCACAGAGTAATTTTTTCAAGGGTTTTCCTTATTGGGTGAGATCCAAGGCGACGTTTATACCTTGATAGCGGAATGAATGCAAAAATTGCAAACTTTACATGTAAACAAGACGTAAAAAGTTTATGCTAAGATAATGATTAGCTATCTGTTTCAGCGCTAACGGGAAACCTCATACTTGCAACATTACCTTCGATATTTAGCCATTTGTCTTATGCTGTTAATAGGACCGCATAGGGTTGCTATTGCCGAAGAACAGACGCAAGTCGATCAGATTTTTGCATTATTCGATAGCGGTGAAGCCATGACCCGTGAATCTATCGAGCAAAACCTATCACTGCTGGAAAAGCTCATTTCGAGTGATGATGTCAAGCGCATCGAAAAACTGAATCTGCTTAAATGCTGGAATCTTCCCTCGGAGACCGAGGCAGACGTATCTCACTCACTCAATCATATTGAGCAGATTAAGATACAACTACCAGCTAACGCATCACCACATTTCATCACCGACTTAACCCTCTGCCATGCTTGGTTTTTACAACAAAAGGGTGATATTAATGGCGCCATGTCGGGTTATACCAAAAGTATTCAGAGCGCCTATGAACACGAAGATATAAAACTAATTGCCGATGCTCGCAGTCTGCGGGGAGCCTTATATTCCTACATTGGAGATTTTTCTGAGGCGCTGGACGATTTAGTGACCGCGCAGGGGTTGTACGAGTCCTTGAACTTAACGGGCTGGGCAAATATCAATTTAGCGGATATTGCCACCAGCTTTAGGCGTTATGGCGACCCTGAGAGTGCGATTAAATACTACAATAAACTCAAAGAGTTTTACTCCCAAAAAGGCAATAAGGAACAAGTTGCCAATGTCACTTCGGATATCGGTCTCGCGTTAGACGAACTCGGAGAGCACGAGCTGGCCATCGATAACTTCCGCTTTAGCTATCAGTATTTTAAAGAGCACAAATACCCTCTTATTGCCGCGATCAACGCGACCAATATTGCCTATAGCCTTATTCAGTTAAATCGCCTCAATGAAGCCGAAAGCTATTTAAAGGAAGCGGCGCAGGAAATTACCGACAAAGAACCCAGCGCCTACAGCTTTATGAAGCTATTTATGGCGAAAATTCGTTATCAACAGGGACGCTATCAAGAAGCGCTGGATGAACTCGCCGCCGCAGAAGTGTCATTCCGTGTGATGCACAATGATCGCGGCCTCATCCAACTATTACAGCTTAAAAGTGATATCCATGCGGCCATGGGCGATCTACCATCGGCCTACCAAGAGCTACAGCAATTTATCGCCTTGACGAAAAAGGTGGATGATAGCTCCTCTGCACACCAAACGACTGAATTAAAAGTAAAGTTTGATACTAGCTGGATCGAATCAGAAAACAAACGCTTGCTCGATAATCAAAAATTAAAAGAACAAGAGTTAGCACTACTCGAGAAAAATAAATCACTGCAACTTATCATCCTGCTGCTCACGGGCTTTATTTTGGCGATAGTGTCACTCTTTGCCTACAAGCAAGTACACCGTAACCGTCACCTACAGACCATAGCCTTAACAGATTATCTGACCCAATTGCCCAATCGCAGGCACATCTATGCCCAAGCTGAGCTGTATTTCCAGCAGGCGATCAAACAAAAAACACCATTCTCTGTGATCATTTTCGATGCGGATCATTTTAAAAAGATTAACGATAATTTCGGTCATGAAATTGGTGACCAAGCCTTGCTGACCATAGCCCAAGCCAGCCAAGCATTAACCGCGGACCGCAATCTCATCGGCCGAATTGGCGGTGAGGAGTTTTTAATCCTCTTACCCAATACCAACCCAGAGCGCGTTTGGGAGCTGGCACACGAGTTACAAACCTTAATCACTCGTTATGGTGCCATTAATTTGCCCGTAGAGTTAAAGTTAACTGTAAGTGCCGGAGTGGCTACTTTAAATACCGAATTAGGCAAACAAGATGATAGCTTTGCGCGCTTGCTTAAGCGAGCAGATAACGCCCTTTACGACGCCAAAAACGCTGGGAGAAACTGCGTTAAAGCCGCAAAAACTGCCGACTAGCTTACGTATTTCGGTGCCAAAAGATCTGATGTTCGAGGGGCGGCGGCAAAGCGCCAAACCATTTTTGATAGAGCCGAGCAAAATCCCCCGATTCTTTGAGCTTTTCTAACTCGGCTTGCCAACGTTGCACCGTGTCGGCAGAGGTTCCTTTTGAGAATGCGAGATAAAGATGGATTTCGGCGATGACATACACAGGTTTGATGTCCGACTCCTTCGCACCGATATCTTGCAGTATATGCTTGACCGCCAAATCGGCCTGACACCAGAACCGCACCCGTGAAAACAACAACTGCTTTGCCGATTGCTGCGGAAAACTCGCCACTAATAGCGCATCGATACCCTGCTGTTGCAGCAGCTGCGCGCCGATAGACTCCCGATAAACACCGACAATCCCCGCCGCACTCACTTCAGATAATTGATTGATGCTAATAGGATCGTCAGCTCTGACGTAGAGGGTAATTTTACTGGTCGCTATAGGGCCAATAAAATCGAAATGGCTTTCCCGTTCATCGCTGATAGAAGTGGCAAACAGCAACACATTCGGCGCAGAACTCGCAATCGAGTAAGCTCGCGCCCAAGGTAGCACCTCGATTTTCTCCTGCTGTCCAAGGCGGGGCTGCAGCAGATTCACCAGTTCCACCCCAAAGCCTGTCGGCACCCCATCTTGCTCGAAGCTCATGGGAGGCCAAGCTTCTGTCACTAACCGCACCGTCTCGGTTGCTGCTTCTGTTGCCGCAAAGCTAAGCCCTGAATAGCCTAATCCCATGCACAGTAGCAGGCGATAACAGTGTTTACTGAGGGTGGACAACATAGGCAAGACCGAAGAGGAAACTTACTATCCATCATAGATCTAATTTACACACTGAAGAAAGCAAATTAAGGATTTGGCTAAATCCCCTTGGAACGAAACTCGTCCCTAGTGGCATAAAACTGCTATCATAGCGCCATCTTATTAAGCCCAATGCCGCTTCCATGTCGATCACCACTCCTAGCAATATTCCCGATGCCGCCACCCTATCCCGTCTCGCTTTACAAATTAAGCATTGGGGAAAGGCGCTCGGATTTGCCCAAATAGGGATTTGCGACACCGACTTAACAGCGGAAGAAGCTAAGTTGCAAACCTGGTTAGATAAAGGATATCACGGGGAAATGGGTTACATGGCCACACACGGTATGATGCGTGCCCGCCCCCACGAGTTGCACCCTGGCACAGTTCGAGTGATTTCAGCTCGGATGGATTATTTGCCGCCGGAGGCGGGGTTTGCCACTAACTTAGCCTCGCCGAATATGGGCTATATCTCGCGTTACGCAGGCGGCAGGGATTACCACAAACTCATCCGTGCCCGGTTAAAAAAGCTGGGCGATCAAATCAGTAGCGAGCTTGTCGCCTTGGGGTTCGATGCCGCCGACTTCAGGCCCTTTGTCGATTCGGCCCCAGTGCAGGAACGTCCACTCGCCGAAAAAGCCGGCATAGGTTGGACTGGTAAGCACTCACTTATCCTTAATCACGATGCGGGCAGTTGGTTCTTCCTCGGGGAATTGCTGATCAACCTGCCGTTACCCGTAGACATTCCGATCCAAGAAGACTGCAACACCTGCGTGGCCTGCATCACTTCCTGCCCGACAGGCGCCATTGTCGAGCCTTATACTGTGGATGCACGGCGCTGTATTTCTTATCTGACAATCGAATTGCAGGGTGCCATTCCCGAGGAGTTTCGCCCCTTAATGGGAAATCGCATTTACGGTTGTGACGATTGTCAGTTGGTGTGCCCGGTCAATCGCGAGGCGCCGCTGACTCAGGAGAGTGATTTCCACATTCGGCCTAAACTCAAGCAGCCTGAACTGCTCACCTTGTTTGCGTGGAGCGAAACCGAGTTTCTTAAACAGACCGAAGGCAGCGCCATTCGCCGTATTGGTCATCAGCGCTGGCTACGCAATATCGCCGTTGCCCTAGGCAATGCGCCGAGTTCTCCGCAAATCATCGCCGCCCTTGAGCAACGTAAAGCCCAAGCAGATGTCGATGATATGGTGAAAGAACATATCGACTGGGCCCTAGTGCGGCAACGTGCGGGCGGCTCACAAACCAATAACCGTAAAACGGAGCGACTGGTTAGGGTCATCCAAAAAGGCTTACCACGGGATGCCTAGCATTTCAGCTTAATGCTTTAATTCATACTGGCAACAATCACTTGTGTGGCATCAAAACAGGCAAAACAAGGCTCACCAACTTTGAGCGTTTGAATGTCGGCCAATGGCATCACCGAATAGATAATCTCTTTAGCGCCAATCTCTATCGCTAACTCAGCCTTATCGGCAAGTTTAGTCACACTCAGTAAGTGCCCACTGACGCAGTTTTGCCCCGCGCTCTGGCATGCATCACGACTGGCCGTCACCGCGGGCGCCTTAAACAACAATAGAATCGATTGGTCCAAAGCTAACTGCAGACGCTCAAAACTGGCATGGGTCACTGAGAT comes from the Shewanella seohaensis genome and includes:
- a CDS encoding NAD-dependent malic enzyme, whose amino-acid sequence is MDDNKRPLYLPFAGPAILEAPLINKGSAFSEEERIFFNLEGLVPYAIETIEEQASRAYDQFRSFNNDLDKHIYLRNIQDTNETLFYRLVQNHISEMMPIIYTPTVGLACERFSKNYRRNRGLFISYPNKDRIDDILNNSTRQKVKIIVVTDGERILGLGDQGIGGMGIPIGKLSLYTSCGGISPAYTLPITLDVGTDNPQLLEDPMYMGWRHPRIGGEEYAEFIEAFMQAVHVRWPDTLIQFEDFAQKNAMPILERYKDRYCCFNDDIQGTAAVTVGSLLAACKAAGTELNKQRIAFLGAGSAGCGIAEAIVAQMVSEGISDEQARSQVCMVDRWGLLLDNMPNLLPFQQKLAQKCADISNWNNFSDNISLLDVVNNAKPTVLIGVSGAPGLFTEEIVRAMHSHCERPIIFPLSNPTSRVEATPKDILHWTSGQALVATGSPFEPVVVDGETYEIAQCNNSFIFPGIGLGVLASGARHVSDAMLMASSRALAECSPLAINGSGPLLPKLEDIHSVSKHIAFAVGKVAIEQGLSLPASDELLMQSIEDNFWKPEYRRYKRTSF
- a CDS encoding substrate-binding periplasmic protein — protein: MLSTLSKHCYRLLLCMGLGYSGLSFAATEAATETVRLVTEAWPPMSFEQDGVPTGFGVELVNLLQPRLGQQEKIEVLPWARAYSIASSAPNVLLFATSISDERESHFDFIGPIATSKITLYVRADDPISINQLSEVSAAGIVGVYRESIGAQLLQQQGIDALLVASFPQQSAKQLLFSRVRFWCQADLAVKHILQDIGAKESDIKPVYVIAEIHLYLAFSKGTSADTVQRWQAELEKLKESGDFARLYQKWFGALPPPLEHQIFWHRNT
- a CDS encoding YehS family protein, with translation MINNDILRRLRFVFDFNNAKMIKIFAKVGREVPTEEMISLLRKEEEEGYKACNDTTLCQFLDGLIIEKRGLREGAEIPKPVSKLNNNLIFKKLRVALEMREEDIVATLALAEVQMSKSELSALFRNPDHKNFKACGDQILRNFIRGLSLKYRGV
- a CDS encoding GGDEF domain-containing protein, with protein sequence MLLIGPHRVAIAEEQTQVDQIFALFDSGEAMTRESIEQNLSLLEKLISSDDVKRIEKLNLLKCWNLPSETEADVSHSLNHIEQIKIQLPANASPHFITDLTLCHAWFLQQKGDINGAMSGYTKSIQSAYEHEDIKLIADARSLRGALYSYIGDFSEALDDLVTAQGLYESLNLTGWANINLADIATSFRRYGDPESAIKYYNKLKEFYSQKGNKEQVANVTSDIGLALDELGEHELAIDNFRFSYQYFKEHKYPLIAAINATNIAYSLIQLNRLNEAESYLKEAAQEITDKEPSAYSFMKLFMAKIRYQQGRYQEALDELAAAEVSFRVMHNDRGLIQLLQLKSDIHAAMGDLPSAYQELQQFIALTKKVDDSSSAHQTTELKVKFDTSWIESENKRLLDNQKLKEQELALLEKNKSLQLIILLLTGFILAIVSLFAYKQVHRNRHLQTIALTDYLTQLPNRRHIYAQAELYFQQAIKQKTPFSVIIFDADHFKKINDNFGHEIGDQALLTIAQASQALTADRNLIGRIGGEEFLILLPNTNPERVWELAHELQTLITRYGAINLPVELKLTVSAGVATLNTELGKQDDSFARLLKRADNALYDAKNAGRNCVKAAKTAD
- the queG gene encoding tRNA epoxyqueuosine(34) reductase QueG, translating into MSITTPSNIPDAATLSRLALQIKHWGKALGFAQIGICDTDLTAEEAKLQTWLDKGYHGEMGYMATHGMMRARPHELHPGTVRVISARMDYLPPEAGFATNLASPNMGYISRYAGGRDYHKLIRARLKKLGDQISSELVALGFDAADFRPFVDSAPVQERPLAEKAGIGWTGKHSLILNHDAGSWFFLGELLINLPLPVDIPIQEDCNTCVACITSCPTGAIVEPYTVDARRCISYLTIELQGAIPEEFRPLMGNRIYGCDDCQLVCPVNREAPLTQESDFHIRPKLKQPELLTLFAWSETEFLKQTEGSAIRRIGHQRWLRNIAVALGNAPSSPQIIAALEQRKAQADVDDMVKEHIDWALVRQRAGGSQTNNRKTERLVRVIQKGLPRDA
- a CDS encoding phosphatase PAP2 family protein — encoded protein: MKKLLCAVLLLFTGASWANSDDIETSGDVVHLLLPATALGATLFYEDGNEGSWQLLKAAVSSRVIVEGLKLGVSKDRPDGSGDDSFPSGHTSDSFMAATFIQQRYGWQYGLPAYLAATYVGYTRVESDKHYLEDVLAGAAIGALAGWYFTEPYKGITVTPLAHNGVYGLYISGQF
- a CDS encoding DUF3069 domain-containing protein, which translates into the protein MAEVSVEYRETAERISHNVANKVLPMAKMPESLLAAYQGLCAELLLDREDKFATAWEALPASARNLMPQAEFHGFYIANAWLQLSRVAQEISEQADTDEAINENEYNGIFGRLADESLKECVRKLKKARTDRSMLNSFKQVMAP